A single Thiohalobacter thiocyanaticus DNA region contains:
- a CDS encoding (Fe-S)-binding protein: protein MSPSLERGLNAFVNQIDGPIASYFNSCVHCGMCAHACLFYTETGDPKYTPIYKTEPLRRAWKQNFTFWGRLLSKLGLEKKITDEELAEWETLIYDGCTLCGRCTAVCPVGNDITYMIRKSREAMAASGHAPEGLKMATTRAIEIGSPMGVTIDTLKAQIKHTEKETGLTVPLDVEGAEYLMLLSSAEIAQFNEIIGAVTEIFDRAGVSWTLSSTAFEATNSGIQIGSSDLAAELVQRIVDSAERLGVRTVISPECGHAYTALRWEGPNLIGRSYPFEVKHILEVLDELRAEGRLQTSGRESARVTFHDPCQLVRRGGVVQQPRSLLNMVAEDFVEMPDAGVMNWCCGGGGGVSANERANPLRAQVFSRKKKQLDGLQVEKLVTACSNCRNMLEEGLEENRMEDIEVVGLTEMLAEFLPEKT, encoded by the coding sequence ATGAGTCCCTCGCTCGAACGCGGTCTCAACGCCTTCGTCAACCAGATCGACGGGCCCATTGCCTCCTATTTCAACAGCTGCGTGCACTGCGGCATGTGTGCCCATGCCTGCCTGTTCTACACCGAGACCGGTGATCCGAAGTACACGCCCATCTACAAGACCGAACCGCTGCGCCGCGCCTGGAAGCAGAACTTCACCTTCTGGGGCCGGTTGCTGTCGAAGCTGGGTCTGGAGAAGAAGATCACCGACGAGGAACTGGCCGAGTGGGAGACGCTCATCTACGACGGCTGCACCCTGTGCGGGCGCTGCACCGCCGTGTGTCCGGTCGGCAATGACATCACCTACATGATCCGCAAGTCGCGCGAGGCCATGGCCGCTTCCGGTCATGCCCCGGAAGGGTTGAAGATGGCCACCACCCGCGCCATCGAGATCGGCAGTCCCATGGGGGTGACCATCGATACCCTCAAGGCGCAGATCAAACACACCGAGAAGGAGACGGGCCTCACGGTGCCGCTGGATGTCGAGGGCGCCGAGTACCTGATGCTGCTGTCCTCTGCCGAGATCGCCCAGTTCAACGAGATCATCGGGGCGGTCACGGAGATATTCGACCGTGCCGGCGTGTCCTGGACCCTGTCCTCGACCGCCTTCGAGGCCACCAACAGCGGCATTCAGATTGGCTCCAGTGATCTGGCCGCGGAGCTGGTGCAGCGCATTGTCGACAGTGCCGAACGGCTAGGGGTCAGGACCGTTATCAGCCCCGAGTGCGGCCACGCCTACACCGCCCTGCGCTGGGAGGGGCCCAACCTCATCGGGCGCAGCTACCCGTTCGAGGTCAAGCATATCCTGGAGGTGCTGGATGAACTGCGCGCCGAGGGCCGGCTGCAGACCAGCGGCAGGGAATCGGCGCGGGTGACCTTCCACGACCCCTGCCAGCTGGTACGCCGCGGCGGCGTGGTGCAGCAGCCGCGCAGTCTGCTCAACATGGTGGCGGAGGACTTCGTCGAGATGCCCGATGCCGGGGTGATGAACTGGTGCTGCGGCGGCGGCGGCGGCGTGAGCGCCAACGAGCGCGCCAACCCGCTGCGGGCCCAGGTGTTCAGCCGCAAGAAGAAGCAACTCGACGGTCTGCAGGTGGAGAAGTTGGTCACGGCCTGTTCCAACTGCCGCAACATGCTCGAGGAAGGCCTGGAGGAGAACCGCATGGAGGATATCGAGGTGGTGGGCCTGACCGAGATGCTGGCGGAGTTTCTGCCGGAGAAGACGTGA
- a CDS encoding hydrogenase small subunit, with product MTRPTLAQQLARQGISRRAFLKFCAATASMMALPPTMAPAIAEALGKRTRPSVIWLSFQECTGCTESLTRSHSPTVENLIFDLISLDYHHTLQAAAGEAAELAREQAMEEGGYLVLVDGSIPVADGGVYSTIAGMTNLDMLAHTVKDAAAVVAIGSCAAFGGIPKADPNPTGAKSVAALMADGSIASKPLINVSGCPPIPVVITGVLAHYLTFGSVPELDDLGRPKAFFGDSIHDRCYRRPFYDAGKFAKTFDDEGARKGWCLYELGCKGPTTHNACATAKWNMGTSFPIESGHGCIGCSEPDFWDAGSFYKPLSAATGDLSGLAGGAIAAGAVAGAAAGLYARSQKHKAAASREKMTVDDLKD from the coding sequence ATGACACGACCGACGCTTGCCCAGCAGCTGGCCCGACAGGGCATCAGCCGCCGCGCCTTTCTCAAGTTCTGTGCGGCCACCGCCTCCATGATGGCGTTGCCGCCGACCATGGCGCCGGCCATCGCCGAGGCCCTGGGCAAACGCACCCGCCCCTCGGTGATCTGGCTGTCGTTCCAGGAGTGCACCGGCTGCACCGAGTCGCTGACCCGCTCGCACTCGCCGACGGTGGAGAACCTGATCTTCGACCTGATTTCGCTGGACTATCACCACACCCTGCAGGCCGCCGCCGGCGAAGCCGCCGAACTGGCGCGCGAACAGGCCATGGAGGAGGGCGGTTATCTGGTACTGGTCGACGGTTCCATTCCGGTTGCTGACGGCGGTGTCTACTCCACCATCGCGGGCATGACCAACCTGGACATGCTGGCGCATACGGTCAAGGATGCCGCGGCCGTGGTGGCCATCGGTTCCTGCGCCGCCTTCGGCGGTATCCCCAAGGCCGATCCCAATCCCACCGGGGCGAAGAGCGTCGCCGCCCTGATGGCCGACGGCAGCATCGCCAGCAAGCCGCTGATCAACGTCTCCGGCTGCCCGCCCATCCCGGTGGTCATCACCGGCGTGCTGGCGCACTACCTCACTTTCGGCAGCGTGCCCGAACTCGACGATCTGGGCCGGCCCAAGGCCTTCTTCGGCGACTCCATCCATGATCGCTGTTACCGCCGGCCCTTCTACGACGCCGGCAAGTTCGCCAAGACCTTCGACGACGAGGGCGCGCGCAAGGGCTGGTGCCTGTACGAACTGGGCTGCAAGGGCCCGACCACACACAACGCCTGTGCCACCGCCAAGTGGAACATGGGGACCAGCTTCCCCATCGAATCCGGTCACGGCTGTATCGGTTGCTCGGAACCGGATTTCTGGGATGCCGGCAGCTTCTACAAACCGCTGAGCGCGGCCACCGGCGACCTGTCCGGTCTGGCCGGCGGGGCGATCGCCGCCGGCGCTGTGGCCGGCGCGGCCGCCGGGCTGTATGCGCGTAGTCAGAAGCATAAGGCGGCCGCCAGCCGGGAGAAGATGACGGTGGATGATCTGAAGGACTAG
- a CDS encoding hydrogenase expression/formation C-terminal domain-containing protein, with protein MSDTDITPAVQALLMELAERLEIFRRTGETHVIDLRSLPMPVAEHELLREWLGVGEVRIELDSLGPTAIHETAYPGIWWVVHRNRDGEIMTQQVEVTACPEIIRSQQEDIHEGLQRLHEALPTGESA; from the coding sequence GTGTCGGACACGGACATCACGCCGGCGGTACAGGCCCTGTTGATGGAACTGGCCGAAAGGCTGGAGATATTCCGCCGGACCGGCGAGACCCATGTCATCGACCTGCGCAGCCTGCCGATGCCGGTGGCCGAGCACGAACTGCTGCGTGAATGGCTGGGGGTGGGTGAGGTGCGTATCGAACTCGACTCCCTCGGCCCCACGGCCATCCACGAGACAGCCTATCCGGGGATCTGGTGGGTGGTGCATCGCAACCGCGACGGGGAAATCATGACCCAGCAGGTCGAAGTCACCGCCTGTCCCGAGATTATCCGTTCCCAGCAGGAAGACATCCATGAAGGGCTGCAGCGCCTGCACGAGGCGCTGCCCACAGGAGAATCCGCATGA
- a CDS encoding HyaD/HybD family hydrogenase maturation endopeptidase has product MNNNCLVLGLGNTLLSDEGVGVHVVKRLEEAALLDGNVTCMDGGTLSFTLAEAIESTNRLIVVDAAELNAAPGTVQVYENEGMDEFIGSNRKRSVHEVSLLDLLAIARLTDSLPQRRALVAIQPEQVDWGDMPTEAVQAAIEPACEAIHSLIQRWRQWAA; this is encoded by the coding sequence ATGAATAACAACTGCCTTGTACTTGGACTCGGCAATACCCTGCTCAGCGATGAAGGGGTCGGCGTCCATGTCGTAAAACGGCTGGAAGAAGCTGCCCTGCTCGACGGGAACGTGACCTGCATGGACGGCGGCACCCTGAGCTTCACCCTGGCCGAAGCCATCGAATCCACCAATCGGCTTATCGTTGTCGATGCCGCCGAACTCAATGCCGCGCCCGGTACCGTTCAGGTCTACGAGAACGAAGGCATGGACGAATTCATCGGCAGCAACCGCAAGCGCAGCGTGCATGAGGTCAGTCTGCTCGACCTGCTGGCCATCGCCCGCCTGACCGATTCACTGCCACAGCGCCGCGCCCTGGTCGCCATCCAGCCGGAGCAGGTCGACTGGGGCGATATGCCCACCGAAGCGGTGCAGGCGGCCATCGAGCCGGCCTGCGAGGCCATCCATTCGCTCATTCAACGGTGGCGTCAGTGGGCGGCCTGA
- a CDS encoding HypC/HybG/HupF family hydrogenase formation chaperone, which translates to MCLGIPMQVLNVDGFVAQCEAKGVQRDVSLFLLQDEPLAPGDFVMVHVGYAIQKMSAQEARSAWELYDEMLGQLEGGGVDA; encoded by the coding sequence ATGTGCCTGGGCATACCCATGCAGGTTCTCAATGTCGACGGTTTCGTCGCCCAGTGCGAGGCCAAGGGGGTACAGCGCGATGTCAGCCTGTTCCTGCTTCAGGATGAACCTCTGGCCCCGGGCGATTTCGTGATGGTGCACGTCGGCTACGCCATCCAGAAGATGAGCGCACAGGAGGCGCGTTCGGCCTGGGAACTCTACGATGAGATGCTGGGGCAACTGGAAGGCGGCGGCGTCGATGCATGA
- a CDS encoding hydrogenase maturation nickel metallochaperone HypA/HybF: MHELSVCQGMLRQVSDLARRHRAERVSRIVVRIGPLAGVEPELLRQAFPIASAGTLAASADLVVETDALRVHCNECGTESEVRPNRLLCNQCGSWQTRLISGDELLLASVEFIMPETESAYLN, encoded by the coding sequence ATGCATGAGCTGTCCGTGTGCCAGGGCATGCTGCGCCAGGTCAGCGACCTGGCCCGCCGTCACCGCGCCGAGAGGGTCTCGCGCATCGTGGTACGCATCGGCCCGCTTGCCGGGGTGGAACCCGAACTGCTGCGCCAGGCCTTTCCCATTGCCAGCGCCGGCACCCTGGCCGCGAGTGCCGATCTGGTCGTGGAGACGGACGCCCTGCGCGTGCACTGCAACGAATGCGGCACCGAATCCGAGGTCCGACCCAACCGGCTGCTGTGCAACCAATGCGGCTCCTGGCAGACCCGGCTCATCAGCGGGGACGAATTGCTGCTGGCCAGCGTGGAGTTCATCATGCCCGAAACCGAATCCGCTTATCTGAACTGA
- the hypB gene encoding hydrogenase nickel incorporation protein HypB produces MCDTCGCNLTPGNRHLLEIDGKLRFTRQGHESVEVLQGLLSENDRQAAHNREHFDRHGVLAVNLMSSPGSGKTALLEATIDALGNELRIGVIEGDLETENDAERIRARGVPAFQIATGTACHLDAHMVHDALHHLDLDDLDILFIENVGNLVCPASFDLGHHRNVTLLSVTEGDDKPAKYPVMFRAADLMLLTKADLLAVLDDFDPDRATRCLRELANPAPVFNLSARKGQGLDAWLDWLRAEVDAQRERRARSETLRPAIQPEGAALHSGPRPHP; encoded by the coding sequence ATGTGTGACACCTGCGGCTGCAACCTCACTCCCGGCAACCGTCACCTGCTGGAAATCGACGGCAAGCTCAGATTCACCCGTCAGGGACACGAAAGCGTGGAGGTACTGCAGGGCCTGCTGTCGGAAAACGACCGCCAGGCCGCCCACAACCGCGAACACTTCGACCGCCACGGCGTGCTGGCGGTCAATCTGATGTCCTCACCCGGCTCGGGCAAAACGGCGCTGCTGGAGGCGACCATCGATGCGCTGGGCAATGAACTGCGGATCGGCGTCATCGAGGGCGACCTGGAAACCGAGAACGACGCCGAGCGCATCCGCGCCCGCGGCGTGCCGGCCTTCCAGATCGCCACCGGCACCGCCTGCCACCTGGATGCCCACATGGTGCATGACGCCCTGCATCATCTGGACCTCGACGACCTGGACATCCTGTTCATCGAGAACGTCGGCAACCTGGTCTGTCCGGCCAGCTTCGATCTGGGTCATCATCGCAACGTCACCCTGCTGTCGGTGACCGAGGGCGACGACAAACCGGCCAAGTATCCGGTGATGTTCCGCGCCGCTGACCTGATGCTGCTGACCAAGGCCGACCTGCTGGCGGTGCTGGACGATTTCGACCCCGACCGCGCCACCCGCTGCCTGCGTGAACTGGCCAATCCCGCGCCCGTGTTCAATCTTTCGGCCCGCAAGGGGCAGGGTCTGGACGCCTGGCTGGACTGGCTGCGCGCCGAGGTCGACGCCCAGCGCGAACGCCGCGCGCGCAGCGAAACCCTGCGCCCGGCGATTCAGCCCGAGGGCGCGGCTTTGCACAGCGGCCCGCGCCCACACCCCTGA
- the hypD gene encoding hydrogenase formation protein HypD: protein MSDSAARRWLQRIHDLAIREPVRIMNVCGGHERSITQAGLRGALPENIELIPGPGCPVCVCPEEDVYHAIQLALNEDVILVAFGDMLRVPVNAPKKDPRSLEQARAAGADIRPIASPAEAVRIARAEPGRPVVFFAAGFETTTAPVAAMLAEGVPDNLSVLLSGRLTWPAVAMLLDSEQAGFDCLVAPGHVSTVMGPEEWEFVVQRHGIPAAVAGFSPESLLAAMYSTLRQYREGRPFLDNCYPELVRPGGNTAARRLLDQVMEVGDANWRGVGVIPDSGFHLRAAYAAQDARRLYPAQQDSARKRAGQMPPGCDCARVVLGKIYPNECILYGAACTPRHPIGPCMVSDEGACRIWWAGGVRERAKDTA, encoded by the coding sequence ATGAGCGACTCCGCCGCCCGCCGCTGGCTGCAGCGCATCCACGACCTGGCTATCCGCGAGCCGGTGCGCATCATGAACGTCTGCGGCGGCCACGAACGCTCCATCACCCAGGCCGGGCTGCGCGGCGCCCTGCCGGAGAACATCGAACTGATTCCCGGACCGGGCTGTCCGGTGTGCGTATGCCCGGAAGAGGACGTCTATCACGCCATCCAGCTGGCCCTGAACGAGGATGTCATCCTGGTCGCCTTCGGCGACATGCTGCGGGTCCCGGTCAACGCCCCGAAGAAGGACCCGCGCTCGCTGGAACAGGCCCGGGCGGCCGGGGCCGACATCCGCCCCATCGCCTCACCCGCCGAGGCCGTGCGCATCGCCCGTGCCGAGCCTGGAAGGCCGGTGGTCTTCTTCGCCGCCGGTTTCGAGACCACCACCGCGCCGGTGGCCGCCATGCTGGCCGAGGGCGTGCCCGACAACCTGAGCGTACTGCTCTCGGGCCGACTGACCTGGCCGGCGGTGGCCATGCTGCTGGACTCCGAGCAGGCCGGCTTCGACTGCCTGGTCGCCCCCGGCCATGTCAGCACCGTGATGGGTCCGGAGGAATGGGAGTTCGTGGTCCAGCGCCACGGCATTCCGGCCGCCGTGGCCGGTTTCAGCCCGGAGTCGCTGCTGGCGGCCATGTACTCCACCCTGCGCCAGTACCGCGAGGGCCGGCCCTTCCTGGACAACTGCTATCCGGAACTGGTGCGCCCCGGCGGCAATACGGCCGCCCGCCGGCTGCTCGACCAGGTCATGGAGGTGGGTGACGCCAACTGGCGCGGCGTGGGCGTGATTCCGGACTCCGGCTTTCACCTGCGTGCGGCCTATGCTGCCCAGGATGCCCGCCGCCTGTATCCCGCCCAGCAGGACAGCGCGCGCAAGCGCGCCGGCCAGATGCCGCCCGGCTGCGACTGCGCCCGGGTGGTGCTGGGGAAGATCTATCCCAATGAATGCATCCTCTATGGCGCGGCCTGCACCCCGCGCCACCCCATCGGCCCCTGCATGGTCTCCGACGAGGGTGCGTGCCGCATCTGGTGGGCCGGCGGCGTGCGCGAGCGGGCGAAGGACACGGCCTGA